The sequence below is a genomic window from Acanthopagrus latus isolate v.2019 chromosome 12, fAcaLat1.1, whole genome shotgun sequence.
TTTTACCATTGTAAACTATcccctttctttcctttctttttttggcccTCTCATCATGTAGCATCTCGTTGTCCAGACCGAGTCTGAAAGAGTTCCGGGACAATGCAGAACAGCAGCACATCGCTGCCCAGCAGAAAGCTGCCCTGCAGGTGAGACGGAAGCCAATTAGTGCAACTTCATATCCTTTATCATCACTTTTTCACACTGTATGAAGTAGCACAACAAATTACTATaacaaatgtaatgtaagaATTTGACTTTAAACCATccaaaaatgtactgaaattaTGAATACACTGtgatgaaacaacagttttaacattatgtcaaagacttACATATGCTGCAGAAATAcctactgaggttagcatgctaatcagctagtGCTGGCCCATCCTGTGGAGTACTACATTGTACCTGAAGAGATTATAGTGTATAATAGTGTAGCTCAGGCTTCCAAGGAGTGGGCAATGACTGATAGgactgctaactgagctaacaggctaattacagctaaagttagcagcagttagaggtTACTCTGTGACATGTAACCCTGTGTTTGGGACAGTGTGAATTTGACCAGTTGCGCTACAGTCATTAAATGCTGAAGTAAATGCATAGTTCTTCTAAATAACTATGATTTATGTGGAATATTATTTTTGCTTCATTCAAATCATAATGGTGATGTTGTTTATTAAATATCCAGATAGGTTTTCATTCAGTCTTGTCTTCATGATGTTTGTGGCTGATTTTTTTAAGACTAAAAATGGATAAACAGCTAGCATGACTATGTCCCTATTTGCTAAAAACACCTACTGACACCTGCAGAAGCACattatagctttttttttcaatctatACATGATTGTAAGCAAAAACTCCTCATTCAAACCTttgcctgtgtttgtcttttttcttgcagcatgcacatacacactcatcAGGCTTCTTCATCACTCAGGACTCCTCGTTCGGGAACCTCATCCTCCCTGTCATCCCGAGGCTGGAGCCTGAGACCTGACCTTTTTACCTCCTGCCCCCCTCCTGCTGCTTAGTTTGAGACAGAGCTTTAAACAACATTCATGAACACCAGACCCACGTCTCTCTCAGTTTCCTCTTTTAAGTCTGTGATTAATGGATGGTTGTTCGTCATGTCGTAAATCTCAGGGGAGTGTGAATTTTTCACTCTTACATTTTCCAGAGTAACAAGCTGGCTGCTGAATTTAGGAAAGTTTCCAAAACAGTCAGAAGATGTTTCCAGATAGCTGTGAAACATCCTGGGAAGTTGTCCAGGAGctaaaaacaaactcttcagATTTGTTGTAAATCCTGCTCTGTTGCCTTCCACGGTCTTAATCACGTGGCTCTCcattaaatgcacattttgccAGGTTTTTACAATTATAATGGATTTGTATCGATATTTGGAGAATAAAGTTGTTACATTGAATTGTATGTATAAtgaatttcagttttttttctaaacacaTAAAAGGGGGTTTAAATACATAGTCTTAAAAAATAAGGGAACGGATGTCTGCTTTGAAAGCTTGTTTAAAGCTTGTATTTTTAACCATACACAATAATGACCGGGATTTCATTTAAATGCCACATCATACCCATGGATAAAGGCATATATTTCCCTTTTAATGctaaaaggtgcaacatgtaaactttgttgttgttgacgtCATACTTGAAATAAATAGGGGTCAGCATATCGTCAGAGTAACAGGTAACTGCTGACAACTGTAGCTTCCATTGGGTAGTTAACTTGGTCAGCTGTACATCTAGAGTGTCGACTGGGATTCATAATTCTCATGGTTTTCAGTGGTTTATGGTAACAATGTAGTATTAGTGGTCTGCAACACAAAATATCCTATGTAACAGAATAAACTTGGCTGtgtacagaaaatgaaaaaaaacttcaagCCACAGAAGTTTGAACACAGAAAAGTCGATTATTTATCAGCCTAGGAACATCAAAGGAAGAgccaaaaataacaaagaataaACCAAATAGtcattgtttaattgtttttatagCGAGGGGATGACATACAGCAAAGGGccacatgttttttaaagggtgAGATCTGATTATGATTAATTCTGAGCTGCCATGATTGCAGCATCAAATTGTCATAAAAAGTTTTGGTCAGaggagaatttaaaaaaaacgcaCCACAATATTGCACGGATGTTTCACATACATACAAGGAGAAATGCAACAGACAGGTGGCAGAGAGACTTATTTCTATAACTACAGTTGCAGATATGTGTATCTGTGATGCAGCCACATAATCATCAGAAGTACATTAGGCTGTAAACAATGGCAACAACCGTGCAATGTTGTTCCTGGGATAAGCTGTTGAGCACCGTGGACTCGGATGGTAGAGGAAGAacgtgttttctgtttgtgctgaACTTTCTTTACATATGTGGAGTGTAGGAGAAATACCTGAGGTCCAGAACATTCTGACCTCATCAGATATGATGTCATACGTACCCTGTATGAATGTTAGGCCCGATAAGGTATGGATCAGGGCATAGTGACATCTGCTCTGTGAGTTTCTATCTCTCATGGCCTTTACAAACTTAGCGCGACAAactgagtcttcttcatctctcttgAATGTTCAAGCGAGCTGAAATTCCACAACATAGAGAGAAGTGTGCATCTATCTGTGTCCATCACTTGGACACAATGGGCAGCAGTTCGCCCTTTGCCTTCATCGTCTTGATCTTGGCTTTGATGTTGTCGTCCATCGCCTGTCTGCAGCGGAGGGCATAATGTGCCAGcgtctcctccttctcatcccATGGTGCCAGTGCGTGAAACACCTCCGGAGCGGCCAGGCTGAGCTCAGCTATGGCCGCCGTACGGGAGATGGTGTTGCGGTCCACGCCGACCCGGTCAAAGGCCACCTTCATGGAAACACTGCGGCGAAACTCTTGTAGGGCTGCCATGTAGCGCGCTATCACACCCACCACGTTTTTCACTGGAGAAGAGACAAAGGGACAGTGAGAGAGACATCAGTATGAacttaaaaaactaaataaatgcacaatatgACCAGTGTCATTGTTCCAGCGTGGTTTACAGTCAGGTCCTTACTCCTGACTCGGGTGTTTTCTCCATCTCGGCTCCTCTTGCTCTTCTGGATCCGGTGGCACTCCAGAGGGTGAAGGTCCATTTCTTCAAATGAGTCAAACAGTGTCGCTGAATCAGACCCTGCCACGTCATCAGGAGAGGTCATGTTTGAACTTCCTGGTTCCATCTGATTAGAACGACGATGCAACCTCCTCTCTAGAACCAGAAATTGAAAAATGACAGCTCTAAATTTGCTTaccatgttgctaatgctagctatcAAACGTTGACACTGCCAAATATATGCCGATATAAAAATGATGTCGATATGACCGttgatttccattttcattttgttgtcattttgattttgacacCCCTGGACTTCTAAAAGCATTGTCAGTATTATCTgcttacttatttatttactgttgcaTGAAATATaatacacaaaaacagctgtgGTTTTACTTTAACATATCAACCAACTGTTTGCATTCACCGTAGCAAAAACTGTGTACAAGTAAATGTTATAGTGACTTAATTCATCAGTAGGTGGACTTCCAATCCAAACTCTACCTGGCCGCAGTTTGTCCTGCAGGAAGTCGCAGATGAGCGCGGCTTTTGCGGCGAGttcatgctgcagcagctctttgtCCTGCTTCAGACTGGAGATCATCTCTGTCATCTTCTGGTTGCGGCTGCGTTCTGCACACAGAAGCTCTCGCAGCCTCGTCATCGCGTTGAGCCCCACTGTGGATGTACATCCCCAAGAAACACTTTCACACTCAGTAACAGGgagacacacaggcagctgtatgcaaacacacacatgtgcatgaaTTTAACTTATTTTGGAgtgttttgtaaaaatcaaGCTTTATTCAtgctgatgtgaaaataaaaatccctcACAACAAAGCTGTACCTGCGGTCTTCCCCGTGGTCTCGGTGGCAGAGCTGCATCTTTTGCTGTGTTCCGTGGTCCCTGTCGTGCAGCTGCGTCCTCCAAGCAGCTCCGGCTCTGGGTCCACTGACCCCTCATCACCTACTACCTGTCCATGCACATGCTGAGAGCTGGGTGGGAGGGGCTTGCTGggcaacagtgtgtgtgcgatttcacagtgtgtgtctggtgtggcCTGACAAGCCAGCGACACAGCGTCTGTCACTGCTATGTTAAAATCCTCTGCTGACGTTTCTTCCTGCTTGACCTTCTTCCCGGCGACCGTTCCTCCTGGTGCCCCGCCTCTTTTCCTCGGTGGGTGGGGCTCGTAGTCGTCATCGTCGTCAGTGGCCGAGGAGTCGCATCCAGCGATGTCAAACAGCCGGCTGCTGAACTCCTCCCCCTCTGATGCTGCTTCGCTACAGGAGAGGTCACATGACGCCCTCACTGTCACCTGGAAggtaaaaaaagagagaacacaTGAGATGCTCCGCCAATCTCTCAACTTCAAGATCTCACCAAACAGAACATCTAAAATCTTTACCTTATTGGATGGGCGCCCTCCAACAAACCTCTCCTGGCCCTTGCCGGTATTCGCTGAGCCTCCAGagccgttgccatggtcacTGAGGGGCCAGTGGTAGGCGTGTCCCGCGCTGCAGCCCCACACAGCGACAGGGATGCCGCTGCCGTGGTGACCGGGTTCTGGGGCCGGCACACTGCGGTAAGAACCGGTGGTGGGGTGCTGCAGGCTGGGGATGAGGTTGCAGATGGTGCCGTGGCTGTGAGCCCAACGGACGAGTTTACACAGACTGTCGGAGGTGGTCTGAACCTGGTCGGACATGGTGGAATCCTGGAGGAGAAATAAAGGAGATACAGTGTCTCTGGACCATGCAGCCATTGGATGTTTAGTGTGTAGCAACTCTTAAGGCCCCAACACATTAAATCACTTCATTCAAGGTTTTCAGTTTGGACCTTTTCATTCACGTATTTATTTCATACTTTCATTAATCCATAGAACGGAGACTGGTGAACGAACAGTAATACAAACCCAGCAGGCTCGTCCATCAGTCGTGCTATGAGTTCACAATGAGACGACTGTGTGTTCGTGAAATGTGTTCCCCCGTTCGAATTTTTGCAGGGATTTCATTGGCTGCAGCAagttctccctttttttcccttctgtctCCGTACTATTGTGGTAAAAATGGGAGAACATGTCAAAGAGGAACTGCCCTCCACAATCAATGAGCACTGAGACCTCTAAGTAAATCTGCTGGTATGATATGAAACTAGGCGAACTTTGGTATCCGTTGGTGGCAACCATGTGACACTAGCATATCGTAAAGAGGGCTGCATGACAATTCACATAGGCTAAATTTTCGTGAGGGGAAGTCAGAAATCATCCCAGTTCTGTTTCTCATAAATGTATTAGTAAATGAGAATGTATGAgtacaaatattaaaaagtaaatttatatttttaaagtcTCTCTTAATttgtgatgtatttatttatttattgtgacaTTTAGTTTTGGACCCTGACACCTTCCACACTGATCAATCTGGTCTATCAtattacagcagcagccatAATTTTactcttcattttctgtctcgCTTTCCTTTCCTTGCTATCCAATCTTGAtgacaaatacaacacatttaGATAAAACACCCTGATTAATCGgttgtttgggttttgtttttgtttatttttggcgTGTGTGGTGATGCTGTGGCTTCATTTGACAGTTCCAGGCTTCTGATCCAGTTTCACACAGCAGGTTTTCCaaagagtagaagaagaagaggaagcgacaaggagctgctgcagctaaCAGCTCCCCCTGGTGGCCCAACACAAGCAAGACACGACTGAGACATCACCCACAGGCGCTGCTGGCTAGGTCTTCCTCACCACGTTATATACTATTCTACTTTGCAAGTCTGCCTTTTTCAGACACAGCCAAAAAAGGAGAGCGGACAGCGGACAGCTCCACCCGTGGACAGGTCaccaaaaaaaagtgtgtgtgtgtgtgggggggggggggggactgtcCCTGGAGGACAGGGACGCCtcgtcacactcacacaacaataacaacaagcTGGATGAGTGAACTGTGCTGACAAGTCTCACTTTAAACTACACTCGGACCATCATCGAGGGTAAACAGACATCTTTATCCACCAGCAGACTGCACACACGGTCTGTGTGCCCACCACGACTCATCAGGGACCCGAACAAAGCTCACACAGACCCATCAACATGCCTCATATTTACCTTTTATCAACAGAAATTAAATAATTCCTGCTCAGAGTCCAGACAGCATCACATCCTCCACGTTTATCCCGCAGGTGTCAGCAGCTCCACGCAATTAATACTGTTATGACGCTAATGATGTTTGattaaataacatgaaaatcACCCATAATTACCAAATTCCTTGTCTGGAGGGTTTAACATGGGACAGATGCACACGTGAAAGCCGCTTTACTGCCATCAGctggacaggaggaggaagtgttgtCACCTCTCACTGTGCGATGTAACACTGACCCCTGGTGGCCGGGGTCAGTCATCGCACAAAGGaatttaatattatattatattatattatattatattatattatattatattatattatattatatttcctctgaaaacaatTCCTGTAAAATAGGCTGTCCACCCTTTATTTGGGGGCATAGgtctagttaaaaaaaaaaatgtttaaatgtctttgGGGAAGTTTTGAGCAAATGGGCCTACATTTGGTGAAAATCAAAGATGCCCTCCacttataaatgtgttttgcttaATGTTATAGCATACAGTTTGATACAGGCTAGAGGGGGAACAGTTTTGTTGCGTTTACCTGGAATTTAAGATGTGTACACATGAGCAGGATTTTGTTACAGCACAACTAGTTTGAAAGACAAATATGGTCTCGTGTTCAACTtacacaagtgtgatgtggaaacttgaagccTCCAGTGCACGCAGACTGAAAATGGACTTTTCAGCGAAGTCGAGGACAgttttaatatattattatatacaatatttgcatgtttaaaGATTTTGGGAACCCACCTTATTACGGAAAATAATGCTGTTCAAACAATTATAGATAATATAATCTTATTTAAAGTATTCTTTTTTCTAACCACAATAACACTTTATTTGAATTACATTAGCAGTTTATTTGCATTTGTCAGTGCAGTAGTATTACTGTGTAATATGTGAATTGAATTTGCAGTAATATTATAGTAAtattataacaacaacaaccataataataataataataataataataataataataataataataataaatgtggtCCTAAGAATTTAGATGTTCCTTTTAAAGCCATgtaataattaaagctgcatgGAACCATAAATAGAGAACAGACCCATAAATAAAGTGgaggaccctgccacctttctagctccaaacagtgttcagaACCAGTCATAGAAAAAATATACCTGAGTTTGTATAATCAGCTCATTAATATTAGAAATATAtaacaattctgagtttgaatttcttctccaaaactacacagtacaatacaatacatGTGTACAATACACATGCGAGTTTAGGAGTACTGGCTTGACATATTTCCATAACTTCATAaacaagaacactgtttgaagctggaaaggtggcagggtccgccacatataaacaaagtaaaacagttttaagGTTGGATTAGTATTGAAATATATACCAATGTGATGCGGTGTATAAACGTGATATAGACTTGCTAGAAAATGAGTTGGGCGGTTAAGTTACAGAAGTCTTGGCTATTTGTAATTTAAATCTGAGCGTGTCTTCCAACAAATGAAGgtttaatgcaaaaaatataTTCGTTTAAACCCATTAAAT
It includes:
- the LOC119029515 gene encoding coiled-coil domain-containing protein 106, whose amino-acid sequence is MSDQVQTTSDSLCKLVRWAHSHGTICNLIPSLQHPTTGSYRSVPAPEPGHHGSGIPVAVWGCSAGHAYHWPLSDHGNGSGGSANTGKGQERFVGGRPSNKVTVRASCDLSCSEAASEGEEFSSRLFDIAGCDSSATDDDDDYEPHPPRKRGGAPGGTVAGKKVKQEETSAEDFNIAVTDAVSLACQATPDTHCEIAHTLLPSKPLPPSSQHVHGQVVGDEGSVDPEPELLGGRSCTTGTTEHSKRCSSATETTGKTAVGLNAMTRLRELLCAERSRNQKMTEMISSLKQDKELLQHELAAKAALICDFLQDKLRPERRLHRRSNQMEPGSSNMTSPDDVAGSDSATLFDSFEEMDLHPLECHRIQKSKRSRDGENTRVRMKNVVGVIARYMAALQEFRRSVSMKVAFDRVGVDRNTISRTAAIAELSLAAPEVFHALAPWDEKEETLAHYALRCRQAMDDNIKAKIKTMKAKGELLPIVSK
- the LOC119029517 gene encoding SOSS complex subunit C-like; the protein is MATNPPGQAFPNKARVAILAELEKERRRLMQSQSMNTPGASISLSRPSLKEFRDNAEQQHIAAQQKAALQHAHTHSSGFFITQDSSFGNLILPVIPRLEPET